The Hippocampus zosterae strain Florida chromosome 20, ASM2543408v3, whole genome shotgun sequence genome contains a region encoding:
- the bco1 gene encoding LOW QUALITY PROTEIN: beta,beta-carotene 15,15'-dioxygenase (The sequence of the model RefSeq protein was modified relative to this genomic sequence to represent the inferred CDS: inserted 1 base in 1 codon) — MDLCKNATERPEPLKAEVKGSIPSWLQGTLLRNGPGIFSVGDTSYDHWFDGMSIMHSFSFKDGEVTHRSRFLKSDTYKANMESNRIVVSEMGTMAYPDPSKNFIVKAITFLNHTVPDFTDNGASNFIQYGQDYFATSETNYIRKIDPVTLETQDKVDYMKFVPVNLATSHPHYDKEGNAYNMGTCIAEKGKTKYLLFKVPAVSQKDKAKKVPALKNAEVICSVPCRSLLTPSYYHSFGMTENYFVFIEQPFKLDILKMATAYMRGVNWASCLKFCPEENASTTFHRAPPNTWKLMILKIPFLFSXQTLIHLIDRKTGKVVETKYYTEAMVVYHHVNAFEVDGCVVFDVIAYKDNGLYEMFYVRNLKETPGYRNESYSKPTYKRFALPVQANKGAAIGENLVKVTCTTATAVKEKEGKLMCRAEVLCGGIDLPRINYDFNTKRHRFVYGNCVEESALSKEIMKFDTESKQMLTWSEDNCWPSEAVFVPRPNGESEDDGVVLSSVINTNPGQLNFILVLDGKTLKEVARGYVNTELHKDMHGFFIPQGN, encoded by the exons ATGGACCTTTGCAAAAATGCAACAGAGCGGCCGGAGCCTCTGAAGGCAGAAGTGAAAG gGAGCATCCCCTCTTGGTTGCAAGGCACATTACTGCGCAATGGCCCCGGGATCTTCTCGGTGGGCGATACCAGCTACGACCACTGGTTTGATGGCATGTCCATCATGCACAGCTTCTCCTTCAAGGATG GTGAAGTGACCCACCGAAGTCGGTTCCTGAAAAGTGACACCTATAAAGCCAACATGGAGTCCAACCGAATTGTTGTGTCTGAAATGGGAACAATGGCTTACCCTGACCCGAGCAAAAACTTCATTGTCAA GGCAATCACCTTTCTCAACCACACAGTGCCTGACTTCACTGACAATGGTGCCAGCAATTTTATCCAATACGGTCAGGATTATTTCGCCACCTCAGAAACCAACTACATTCGCAAAATTGACCCAGTCACTCTGGAAACTCAGGATAAG GTGGACTATATGAAGTTTGTACCTGTGAACTTGGCGACGTCCCATCCGCATTATGACAAGGAGGGTAACGCCTACAACATGGGTACTTGTATCGCGGAAAAGGGCAAGACGAAATACCTGCTGTTCAAAGTCCCCGCTGTTTCGCAGAAAG ACAAAGCCAAAAAAGTCCCCGCTCTGAAGAACGCAGAGGTGATCTGCTCAGTACCCTGCCGCTCCCTCCTGACGCCGAGTTACTACCACAGCTTCGGCATGACGGAGAACTACTTTGTCTTCATCGAGCAGCCCTTCAAATTGGACATCCTCAAGATGGCCACCGCCTACATGAGGGGAGTCAACTGGGCCAGCTGCCTCAAGTTTTGCCCAGAAGAAAATGCAAGCACCACCTTTCATCGAGCACCACCGAACACTTGGAAGTTAATGATCCTAAAAATCCCATTTTTATTCT TTCAGACTCTGATTCACCTGATAGACCGAAAGACAGGCAAAGTGGTGGAGACCAAGTACTACACTGAAGCTATGGTCGTCTACCATCACGTGAATGCTTTCGAGGTCGACGGCTGCGTCGTATTTGACGTCATCGCCTACAAGGACAACGGCCTGTATGAGATGTTTTATGTGAGGAATCTGAAGGAAACGCCGGGGTATCGCAACGAAAGCTACTCCAAACCAACTTATAAGAGATTTGCGCTTCCCGTTCAAGCAAACAAG GGCGCGGCCATCGGAGAAAACCTGGTGAAAGTCACATGCACCACTGCCACGGCGGTGAAAGAGAAAGAAGGCAAACTCATGTGCCGAGCGGAGGTGCTCTGTGGAG GGATTGACTTGCCACGAATTAATTACGATTTTAACACCAAGAGACACCGCTTCGTGTATGGCAATTGCGTCGAGGAATCGGCGCTCTCGAAAGAG ATTATGAAATTTGACACCGAAAGCAAGCAAATGTTGACCTGGAGTGAAGACAACTGCTGGCCATCCGAGGCAGTGTTTGTGCCCAGGCCCAATGGCGAGTCAGAGGATGATG GTGTGGTTTTATCATCTGTAATCAACACCAATCCGGGCCAGTTGAACTTCATCTTGGTTCTTGAtggcaaaacactcaaggaagTAGCTCGGGGTTATGTGAACACTGAACTCCATAAGGACATGCATGGATTTTTTATCCCTCAGGGAAATTAG
- the zc2hc1a gene encoding zinc finger C2HC domain-containing protein 1A isoform X1 codes for MMDEFDDGEALPVGDLSQCNTCKRMFFPKVLEKHSKICQKSASKRRKVFDSSRQRAAGTDIPTLKPLKPKSQSSSSSHKAEPPKKPSNWRKKHEDFIAAIQASKASMRAMKEGAPLPPPPPPSYDPDLVQCPYCQRRFNESAAQGHIKFCRDQASRMGNKNKLGDVKKMPARTQYKPPALVKKVNSAASTIPSVPSRLPAKVGPAQTTGAPSGKAPSAASLRTNTSGVTSPTSGMAMKSRVVGSGYGPVRNTPAGRGPLHKKKQEDGCITRDDVDGCHTVGNGETKSKFCHSCGTRYPIESAKFCCECGIRRMCI; via the exons ATGATGGACGAATTCGATG ATGGGGAGGCCCTTCCTGTTGGCGATCTATCTCAGTGTAACACCTGTAAAAGAATGTTCTTCCCTAAAGTTCTG GAGAAGCATTCCAAAATCTGTCAAAAGTCTGCGTCCAAACGGAGGAAGGTTTTTGACTCCAGCAGGCAAAGAGCTGCCGGCACAGACATCCCAACCCTCAAACCCTTAAAACCAAAG TCCCAAAGTTCATCATCTTCTCACAAA GCGGAACCCCCAAAGAAGCCATCCAACTGGCGCAAGAAACATGAAGACTTCATCGCGGCCATCCAGGCATCCAAGGCCAGCATGAGGGCCATGAAAGAAGGCGCACCTttgcccccgcctcctcctccttcatatGACCCAG ACCTAGTCCAGTGTCCTTATTGTCAGCGGAGGTTCAATGAATCCGCCGCTCAAGGACACATCAAGTTCTGTCGGGATCAGGCTTCCAGAATGGGAAACAAGAACAAGTTGGGCGATGTCAAGAAAATGCCTGCTCGCACGCAG TACAAGCCGCCCGCACTTGTCAAGAAGGTCAACTCTGCGGCGTCAACCATCCCTTCGGTCCCCTCTCGTCTGCCCGCGAAAGTGGGCCCTGCCCAGACTACCG GAGCCCCTTCCGGTAAGGCCCCCTCTGCAGCTTCACTGAGGACAAACACATCTGGGGTGACGAGCCCCACCTCTGG CATGGCAATGAAGAGCCGAGTGGTGGGCTCTGGCTACGGTCCCGTGAGAAACACTCCGGCCGGAAGAGGACCGCTCCACAAGAAGAAACAAGAAGACGGTTGCATAACGAG GGATGACGTGGACGGTTGTCACACCGTGGGCAATGGTGAAACCAAGAGCAAGTTTTGTCACTCATGTGGGACCAGGTACCCCATAGAATCTGCAAAATTCTGCTGCGAGTGTGGCATCAGACGGATGTGTATCTGA
- the ercc3 gene encoding general transcription and DNA repair factor IIH helicase subunit XPB, with product MGKKDKGDREKKSKKRLYEEEEDDEDVVSGKSQDAIPAAAGKQVDESSTKLDEYGAKDYRVQMLLKNDHSSRPLWVAPDGHIFLEAFSPVYKYAQDFLVAIAEPVCRPNHIHEYKLTAYSLYAAVSVGLQTSDIVEYLQKLSKTSVPDGIVQFIKLCTVSYGKVKLVLKHNRYFVESTFPDVIQRLLQDDKIRKCRLCAPDGTDGELITEVIRSKSAISKTVEDKGGASTSQQPTDGQTSEQQVPEDIFSYYEQMDKEEEEEEETQTVSFEIQQEMIEALQKRCIELEYPLLAEYDFRNDTVNPDINIDLKPTAVLRPYQEKSLRKMFGNGRARSGVIVLPCGAGKSLVGVTAACTVRKRCLVLGNSSVSVEQWKAQFKMWSTIDDSQICRFTSDAKDKPIGCSVAISTYSMLGHSTKRSWEAERVMEWMRSQEWGLIILDEVHTIPAKMFRSVLTIVQAHCKLGLTATLVREDDKIVDLNFLIGPKLYEANWMELQSNGYIAKVQCAEVWCPMSPEFYREYVAIKTKKRILLYTMNPNKFRACQFLIRFHERRNDKIIVFADNVFALKEYAIRLNKPYIYGPTSQGERMQILQNFKHNPKINTIFISKVGDTSFDLPEANVLIQISSHGGSRRQEAQRLGRVLRAKKGMVAEEYNAFFYSLVSQDTQEMAYSTKRQRFLVDQGYSFKVITQLAGMEEEDLMFSTREEQQQLLQKVLAASDMDAEEETVAGEVGAKPQFSRRTGTMSSMSGADDTVYMEYQSKGKSSSLGKGIHPLFKRFRK from the exons ATGGGGAAAAAGGATAAAGGGGATCGTG AGAAGAAATCCAAAAAGCGTTtatatgaggaggaggaagatgatgaagacGTGGTGAGTGGCAAGTCGCAGGATGCCATACCTGCTGCTGCGGGGAAGCAAGTGGATGAATCCAGCACCAAACTGGACGAATACGGAGCCAAAGACTATCGTGTTCAGATGCTTCTGAAGAATGACCACTCCTCACGACCCCTCTGGGTG GCTCCAGATGGACACATCTTTCTCGAAGCGTTTTCACCAGTTTATAAGTATGCACAGGATTTTTTGGTGGCCATTGCGGAGCCAGTGTGCAGGCCCAACCACATCCACGAGTACAAGCTAACAGCATATTCACTGTATGCTGCTGTCAGTGTGGGGCTGCAGACCTCTGACATAGTGGAGTATTTGCAGAAACTCAGCAAGACCTCCGTGCCTGATGGAATTGTGCAATTTATTAAG ctctgcactgtgagctatGGCAAAGTCAAGCTGGTGCTCAAGCATAATAG GTATTTTGTTGAGAGCACATTCCCTGATGTGATCCAGCGTCTCCTGCAGGACGACAAGATCCGGAAATGTCGTCTCTGTGCTCCCGATGGGACGGACGGCGAGCTCATTACAGAGGTCATCCGCAGCAAGTCAGCG atcTCCAAGACGGTTGAGGACAAAGGGGGTGCTTCCACCTCACAGCAGCCCACTGATGGTCAAACGTCAGAGCAGCAGGTCCCCGAAGACATCTTCAGCTACTATGAGCAGATGGacaaggaagaagaggaggaggaagagactcAGACCGTGTCTTTTGAGATTCAACAG GAGATGATTGAGGCGCTCCAAAAGCGCTGCATTGAGCTGGAATACCCGCTCCTCGCCGAGTATGACTTTCGGAACGATACCGTCAACCCGGATATCAACATAGACCTGAAGCCGACGGCCGTGCTACGACCGTACCAGGAAAAAAGTCTGCGCAAGATGTTTGGCAATGGACGCGCTCGTTCCGGAGTCATTGTGTTGCCCTGCG GCGCGGGCAAATCTCTAGTTGGTGTAACAGCAGCGTGCACGGTACGCAAACGCTGCCTGGTGTTGGGTAACTCCTCGGTGTCCGTGGAGCAATGGAAGGCCCAGTTCAAGATGTGGTCCACTATCGATGACTCCCAGATCTGCCGCTTCACCTCCGATGCCAAGGACAAGCCCATCGGTTGCTCAGTGGCCATCAGCACCTACTCCATGCTGGGCCACAGCACCAAGCGCTCCTGGGAAGCCGAGAGGGTCATGGAGTGGATGAGAAGCCAAGAATGGGGTCTCATTATTCTCGATGAGGTACACACCATTCCCG CCAAAATGTTTCGGAGTGTGCTGACCATCGTCCAGGCGCATTGCAAATTGGGTCTCACTGCGACTTTAGTTCGGGAAGATGACAAGATCGTGGACCTCAACTTCCTCATTGGGCCAAAGCTTTATGAAGCCAACTGGATGGAGTTGCAGAGCAACGGCTACATCGCCAAAGTCCAGTGCGCCGAG GTGTGGTGCCCGATGTCTCCAGAGTTTTACAGAGAGTACGTGGCCATCAAAACTAAGAAGCGCATCTTGCTTTATACCATGAATCCCAATAAGTTCCGGGCGTGCCAGTTCCTCATTCGATTCCATGAGCGGCGCAATGACAAGATTATTGTCTTTGCCGATAATGTCTTTGCCTTGAAAGAATACGCAATCCGCCTGAACAA GCCCTACATTTACGGCCCCACCTCCCAAGGGGAACGTATGCAGATCTTGCAGAACTTCAAACACAATCCCAAGATCAACACCATTTTTATCTCCAAG GTTGGAGACACCTCATTTGACTTGCCAGAGGCCAATGTTCTGATCCAAATCTCCTCTCACGGTGGGTCACGCAGGCAGGAGGCTCAGAGACTCGGTCGTGTCCTTAGAGCCAAGAAAG GAATGGTTGCCGAGGAATACAATGCATTCTTTTATTCGCTGGTGTCTCAAGACACCCAGGAGATGGCGTACTCCACCAAGAGGCAGAGGTTTCTAGTGGACCAGGGCTACAGCTTTAAG GTGATCACGCAGTTGGCAGGAATGGAGGAAGAAGACTTGATGTTCTCCACCAGAGAAGAGCAACAGCAGCTCCTCCAAAAGGTCCTGGCTGCCTCCGATATGGATGCCGAGGAGGAAACGGTGGCAGGCGAGGTGGGCGCAAAACCACAG TTTTCAAGGCGAACGGGAACCATGAGCTCCATGTCTGGTGCCGATGACACCGTCTATATGGAATACCAGAGTAAAGGCAAATCGTCTTCTCTCGGAAAGGGCATCCATCCGCTCTTCAAGCGCTTTAGGAAGTAG
- the zc2hc1a gene encoding zinc finger C2HC domain-containing protein 1A isoform X2, producing the protein MMDEFDDGEALPVGDLSQCNTCKRMFFPKVLEKHSKICQKSASKRRKVFDSSRQRAAGTDIPTLKPLKPKAEPPKKPSNWRKKHEDFIAAIQASKASMRAMKEGAPLPPPPPPSYDPDLVQCPYCQRRFNESAAQGHIKFCRDQASRMGNKNKLGDVKKMPARTQYKPPALVKKVNSAASTIPSVPSRLPAKVGPAQTTGAPSGKAPSAASLRTNTSGVTSPTSGMAMKSRVVGSGYGPVRNTPAGRGPLHKKKQEDGCITRDDVDGCHTVGNGETKSKFCHSCGTRYPIESAKFCCECGIRRMCI; encoded by the exons ATGATGGACGAATTCGATG ATGGGGAGGCCCTTCCTGTTGGCGATCTATCTCAGTGTAACACCTGTAAAAGAATGTTCTTCCCTAAAGTTCTG GAGAAGCATTCCAAAATCTGTCAAAAGTCTGCGTCCAAACGGAGGAAGGTTTTTGACTCCAGCAGGCAAAGAGCTGCCGGCACAGACATCCCAACCCTCAAACCCTTAAAACCAAAG GCGGAACCCCCAAAGAAGCCATCCAACTGGCGCAAGAAACATGAAGACTTCATCGCGGCCATCCAGGCATCCAAGGCCAGCATGAGGGCCATGAAAGAAGGCGCACCTttgcccccgcctcctcctccttcatatGACCCAG ACCTAGTCCAGTGTCCTTATTGTCAGCGGAGGTTCAATGAATCCGCCGCTCAAGGACACATCAAGTTCTGTCGGGATCAGGCTTCCAGAATGGGAAACAAGAACAAGTTGGGCGATGTCAAGAAAATGCCTGCTCGCACGCAG TACAAGCCGCCCGCACTTGTCAAGAAGGTCAACTCTGCGGCGTCAACCATCCCTTCGGTCCCCTCTCGTCTGCCCGCGAAAGTGGGCCCTGCCCAGACTACCG GAGCCCCTTCCGGTAAGGCCCCCTCTGCAGCTTCACTGAGGACAAACACATCTGGGGTGACGAGCCCCACCTCTGG CATGGCAATGAAGAGCCGAGTGGTGGGCTCTGGCTACGGTCCCGTGAGAAACACTCCGGCCGGAAGAGGACCGCTCCACAAGAAGAAACAAGAAGACGGTTGCATAACGAG GGATGACGTGGACGGTTGTCACACCGTGGGCAATGGTGAAACCAAGAGCAAGTTTTGTCACTCATGTGGGACCAGGTACCCCATAGAATCTGCAAAATTCTGCTGCGAGTGTGGCATCAGACGGATGTGTATCTGA